ACTGACCGGCGAGGATGTCGCGGATGCGCGCCTCTTGGATGTCGTCATGCTCGGCAATGACAACGACCCGGCCCAGACGGTTTTCTTCCGCCTTCCAGGGGCGGTCGAACTGATGACGCACGCGCGCGCCAACGGCCTGCACCAGCAGGCGCATCGGTTTGCCTGCAACGGCGGCATAGCCTTTGACGCGCAGAATGTTCAGCTCGTTGGCCAGACGTTCGATCCGATCAACCAGTTCTTGTGGGTCGGTCAGCTCGGGCAGCTCAACCACGATGCTTTCAAAGTCATCATGCTCGTGGTCGTGGTGGCCGTCGTGATGGCTGGGGCGCGCTTCCATGTCGTCTTCGGCCGCAGCTTCCAGACCCAGAACAACACGCACATCTACGACGCCCTCGGCCACCTCGACCACGGGCAGCGGGCGGGGGGCTTCGGCTGCGATGATCTCTTTGGCTTTGGCGATGCCATCGGGGCCTGCCAGATCCGGTTTGGTCAGCAGGATGATATCCGCGCAGGAAATCTGGTCTTCGAAGACTTCGGACAGGGGCGTCTCGTGATCAAGGCTGTCATCGGCCAGGCGCTGCGCGTCCACCGCCTCGACGTTGGGGGCGAAACGGCCTGCGGCGACGGCTTCGGCATCGGCCAGAGCGATCACACCGTCGACGGTGATTTTCGAGCGGATATCGGGCCAGTCGAAGGCTTTCAGCAGCGGCTTGGGTAGCGCCAGACCGGATGTTTCGATCAGGATGTGCTCGGGGCGCGGCTCTAGCGCCATCAGAGCTTCGATGGTCGGGATGAAGTCATCGGCCACGGTGCAGCAGATGCAACCGTTGGCCAGTTCCATGATGTTCTCGGCAGGGCAATCCGGGATCGCGCAGGATTTCAGGATTTCGCCATCGACGCCAACATCGCCAAACTCGTTGACGATCACGGCCAGGCGCTTGCCTTGCGGGTTCTGCATCAGGTGACGCACAAGCGTTGTTTTGCCCGAACCAAGGAAGCCGGTGATGACAGTGACGGGAAGTTTTTCGAGGGTCGACATGGGTCAGGCTCCGATCGGGGGGATGCGCGCGGCGCAGTTTTTGCGGAAATGGACGGGACGCTCGCGCCAGGGCACAATCCCGTCGGCGGTGGCGTGGTATTTGGTGGCGCCTTCGACGATGACATCGACGTCGTCGGCCTCGTTCAGGTTTTCATAGACAAAGGTCCAGCGCGACGGCCCGCCGCGCAGCACGACCGAGCAACCCTGATCGCAGTTGGACAGGCATTCGACGGCTTTCAATTGGACACCTTCAGGCAGCTCTGCCTCTTCCAGTGCCTTGTGCAAAAGCGTGCCGGGTCGTTGGTTGTCGTCCTCGATGGGCAGACCACGGCGGCACGTAGTGCAGACCAGCAGCTCGACTGGTGCAAAATCACTCATCTCTCTCATCCCCCCTTGGGTTTCGGGGGACGGGGTATGCGCGGGCCATCAGCCCGTCACCGGAACACCCCGTCCGGTTTGGTCTTTCAGGTGTTGGCAGGTCTCCCGGCTTGCGGATGTCAGAGAGGCGTCTCTGTCGGGCGACCCGCCTTCCCGGCCTGATTGG
This Falsiruegeria litorea R37 DNA region includes the following protein-coding sequences:
- the cobW gene encoding cobalamin biosynthesis protein CobW; amino-acid sequence: MSTLEKLPVTVITGFLGSGKTTLVRHLMQNPQGKRLAVIVNEFGDVGVDGEILKSCAIPDCPAENIMELANGCICCTVADDFIPTIEALMALEPRPEHILIETSGLALPKPLLKAFDWPDIRSKITVDGVIALADAEAVAAGRFAPNVEAVDAQRLADDSLDHETPLSEVFEDQISCADIILLTKPDLAGPDGIAKAKEIIAAEAPRPLPVVEVAEGVVDVRVVLGLEAAAEDDMEARPSHHDGHHDHEHDDFESIVVELPELTDPQELVDRIERLANELNILRVKGYAAVAGKPMRLLVQAVGARVRHQFDRPWKAEENRLGRVVVIAEHDDIQEARIRDILAGQFEPAE
- a CDS encoding DUF1636 family protein — protein: MSDFAPVELLVCTTCRRGLPIEDDNQRPGTLLHKALEEAELPEGVQLKAVECLSNCDQGCSVVLRGGPSRWTFVYENLNEADDVDVIVEGATKYHATADGIVPWRERPVHFRKNCAARIPPIGA